The Lysobacter sp. genome includes a window with the following:
- a CDS encoding phosphoribosylglycinamide formyltransferase yields MAVPRLAVLASGAGTNLQALIDAIVSGELSARIVGVFSDKPASPAMQRAVEAGVPATALSPKAFASRAAFDAALFAAIDAAQPDLIVCAGYMRLISAAEVEARPDRMINLHPSLLPAFKGLHTHQQALDAGVLEHGASVHVVTADLDGGPVIARARVPVLPGDSAETLAARVREQEHPLLVETVRLLGEGRLRLGGGRICLNDRALEAPLQLGANRQLA; encoded by the coding sequence ATGGCAGTTCCGCGCCTTGCGGTTCTCGCCTCCGGCGCCGGCACCAACCTGCAGGCACTGATCGACGCCATCGTTTCCGGGGAACTATCCGCGCGGATCGTCGGCGTGTTCTCGGACAAGCCGGCATCGCCCGCGATGCAGCGCGCCGTCGAAGCGGGCGTTCCGGCGACCGCGCTGTCGCCGAAAGCATTCGCATCGCGCGCAGCGTTCGACGCCGCGTTGTTTGCAGCCATCGATGCGGCACAGCCGGATCTGATCGTCTGCGCCGGCTACATGCGGCTGATCTCTGCGGCGGAAGTCGAGGCGCGACCGGATCGCATGATCAATCTGCATCCCTCGCTGTTGCCGGCGTTCAAGGGACTGCACACGCACCAGCAGGCACTTGACGCGGGTGTACTCGAACACGGCGCCAGCGTGCATGTGGTCACCGCCGATCTCGACGGCGGCCCGGTGATCGCCCGGGCACGGGTCCCCGTGCTGCCCGGCGACAGCGCCGAAACGCTCGCGGCGCGGGTGCGCGAACAGGAACACCCGCTGCTGGTCGAAACGGTGCGACTGCTCGGCGAAGGCCGGTTGCGGCTGGGCGGAGGGCGCATCTGCCTGAACGACAGAGCGCTTGAGGCCCCCCTTCAGCTGGGAGCCAACCGGCAACTCGCATGA
- a CDS encoding DUF3108 domain-containing protein produces MRPLSALPALILFCALFCALPQGHAQDGPAQASLPPSVSEIPTPVLEPFLATYEAQYHGKPAGSATMRVVHDHDAQWRVDLGIEGRRGMAGVLGLNLQQSTAFDVIDDAYRPLGQSTVRKGLFLGRKTVGTYDWNKASARWHGDLKPQHRQPVALQPGDMSGLLINLAIIRDARPGAVLRYRFVEGGRVREHIYQVAAEPETVTLGELSYTTLRVARTNGGNDDTVVWVAQGVPTPVRILQREDGEDAVDLRLIEYK; encoded by the coding sequence ATGCGCCCACTTTCCGCCCTCCCCGCCCTGATCCTCTTCTGTGCACTCTTCTGTGCGCTGCCCCAGGGTCATGCGCAAGATGGCCCGGCACAAGCGAGCCTCCCACCGTCCGTATCGGAGATTCCCACGCCGGTACTGGAACCCTTCCTCGCCACCTACGAGGCGCAATACCACGGGAAACCGGCCGGCAGCGCCACGATGCGGGTAGTCCACGACCACGACGCGCAGTGGCGTGTCGACCTCGGCATCGAAGGCCGTCGCGGCATGGCGGGGGTGCTGGGCCTGAACCTGCAGCAGAGCACCGCTTTCGATGTCATCGACGATGCCTACCGCCCGCTTGGTCAGAGCACCGTCCGCAAAGGCCTGTTCCTGGGCCGCAAGACGGTCGGCACCTATGACTGGAACAAGGCCAGCGCGCGCTGGCACGGCGACCTCAAACCGCAGCACCGGCAGCCCGTCGCCCTGCAACCGGGCGATATGAGCGGCCTGCTGATCAATCTCGCGATCATCCGCGACGCCCGCCCGGGCGCTGTCCTGCGCTATCGTTTCGTCGAAGGCGGCCGGGTCCGCGAGCACATCTACCAGGTCGCGGCCGAACCGGAGACGGTAACGCTGGGCGAGCTGAGCTACACGACCCTGCGCGTCGCCCGTACCAATGGCGGCAACGACGACACCGTCGTCTGGGTCGCCCAAGGCGTACCGACCCCGGTGCGCATCCTGCAGCGCGAGGACGGCGAGGATGCCGTCGACCTGCGCCTGATCGAATACAAATGA
- a CDS encoding DUF3108 domain-containing protein — protein MTLAGFSPIVRSLLLTATLVAASAMAAPARALEPFAADYQASYMGLSANGRMTIEAQGGNQWKYTLKISNQVAQLTQTTVFEDRDGQWRPLTGTDASLLLVKKIRRNAVYDWAKGEARWSGDIKPERAGPVSLQAGDVDGLLMNLAIARDAIAGKPLRYRMVDEGRAKPMSFTVAGKESISIGGKPRQATKLVSTNGNKQMLIWVVEGLALPARILQRKDGKDDIDLKIVSVK, from the coding sequence ATGACCCTCGCCGGCTTCTCCCCCATCGTCCGCAGCCTGCTGCTCACCGCAACGCTGGTCGCTGCGTCCGCGATGGCGGCTCCCGCGCGCGCGCTGGAACCTTTTGCCGCCGACTACCAGGCCAGCTACATGGGCCTGTCGGCCAACGGCCGCATGACCATCGAGGCGCAGGGCGGCAATCAGTGGAAATACACGCTGAAGATCAGCAATCAGGTCGCGCAGCTGACCCAGACCACCGTATTCGAGGACCGCGACGGCCAGTGGCGCCCGCTCACCGGCACCGATGCCTCGCTGCTGCTGGTCAAGAAGATCCGCCGCAATGCGGTCTACGACTGGGCCAAGGGCGAAGCGCGCTGGAGCGGCGACATCAAACCCGAACGCGCCGGTCCGGTGTCGCTGCAGGCCGGCGACGTCGACGGCCTGCTGATGAACCTCGCCATCGCCCGCGATGCCATCGCCGGCAAACCGCTGCGTTACCGCATGGTCGACGAAGGCCGCGCGAAGCCGATGAGCTTCACCGTCGCCGGCAAGGAAAGCATCAGCATCGGCGGCAAACCGCGCCAAGCGACCAAACTGGTCAGCACCAACGGCAACAAACAGATGCTGATCTGGGTGGTCGAGGGCTTGGCGCTGCCGGCGCGCATCCTCCAGCGCAAGGATGGCAAGGACGATATCGATCTGAAGATCGTGTCGGTGAAGTGA
- the murA gene encoding UDP-N-acetylglucosamine 1-carboxyvinyltransferase has protein sequence MQKIVVTGGVPLHGEVRISGAKNAVLPILCATLLADGPVDIGNVPHLHDVVTTIKLLRELGAQVDHDIDNGHVRVDARSVNSHVAPYELVKTMRASVLVLGPLLARYGAAEVSLPGGCAIGSRPVDQHIKGMQALGAEVSVDHGFIKAKAERLKGGRVVFDMVSVGATENVLMAATLADGVSVLENAAMEPEIVDLADCLIAMGAKIEGAGSNRITVHGVERLHGGKHDVVADRIETGTFLVAAAMTGGRIVCRAARPDTLDAVIDKLIEAGAEITEDGDSITLDMHGKRPKAVNIATAPHPGFPTDMQAQFMALNCVADGVSVISETIFENRFMHVQELHRLGADIRIEGHTAIVRGLPQLSGAPVMATDLRASASLILAGLVADGDTIIDRIYHLDRGYERIEAKLSALGAKIKRIG, from the coding sequence ATGCAGAAAATCGTAGTCACCGGCGGCGTGCCGCTCCACGGCGAAGTCCGTATTTCCGGCGCGAAGAACGCGGTATTGCCGATCCTGTGCGCGACCTTGCTCGCCGACGGGCCGGTCGACATCGGCAACGTGCCGCATCTGCACGATGTGGTGACCACGATCAAACTGTTGCGCGAACTCGGCGCCCAGGTCGATCACGACATCGACAACGGCCATGTCCGCGTCGATGCGCGCAGCGTCAACAGTCACGTCGCTCCATACGAGCTGGTGAAGACCATGCGCGCGTCGGTGCTGGTGCTCGGGCCGTTGCTCGCGCGCTACGGCGCGGCGGAAGTGTCGTTGCCCGGCGGTTGCGCGATCGGTTCGCGCCCGGTCGACCAGCACATCAAGGGCATGCAGGCGCTCGGGGCCGAGGTCAGCGTCGATCACGGTTTCATCAAGGCCAAGGCCGAACGTCTGAAAGGCGGGCGCGTCGTGTTCGACATGGTCAGCGTGGGCGCGACCGAAAATGTATTGATGGCGGCCACCCTCGCCGATGGCGTGAGCGTGCTGGAAAACGCCGCCATGGAGCCGGAAATCGTCGATCTGGCCGATTGCCTGATCGCGATGGGCGCGAAGATCGAAGGCGCCGGCAGCAATCGCATCACCGTGCACGGCGTCGAGCGCCTGCATGGTGGGAAGCACGATGTGGTCGCCGACCGCATCGAAACCGGCACCTTTCTTGTCGCGGCGGCGATGACCGGCGGCCGGATCGTCTGCCGCGCCGCACGTCCGGACACTCTGGATGCGGTGATCGACAAACTGATCGAAGCTGGCGCTGAAATCACCGAGGACGGCGACAGCATCACCCTCGACATGCACGGCAAGCGCCCGAAAGCGGTGAACATCGCCACCGCGCCGCATCCGGGTTTCCCGACCGATATGCAGGCGCAGTTCATGGCGCTGAACTGCGTCGCGGATGGCGTGAGTGTCATCAGCGAAACGATCTTCGAGAATCGCTTCATGCACGTGCAGGAACTGCATCGTCTGGGCGCCGATATCCGCATCGAAGGTCATACCGCGATCGTGCGCGGCTTGCCGCAGCTGAGCGGCGCACCGGTGATGGCGACCGACCTGCGCGCTTCGGCCTCGTTGATTCTCGCCGGCCTGGTGGCCGATGGCGATACGATCATCGACCGCATCTATCACCTCGACCGTGGTTACGAACGGATCGAGGCGAAACTGTCGGCGCTGGGCGCGAAGATCAAGCGGATCGGTTGA
- a CDS encoding BolA family transcriptional regulator produces MTPDTIRELIEQGLPGAQALVQGDDGVHFEALVVCDAFKGKLPLARHRMVYATLGELMGGAIHALSLKTLTPEEAG; encoded by the coding sequence ATGACCCCCGACACCATCCGCGAACTGATCGAACAGGGCCTGCCCGGCGCCCAGGCCCTCGTGCAGGGCGACGACGGGGTGCATTTCGAGGCGCTGGTGGTCTGCGATGCCTTCAAGGGCAAGTTGCCGCTGGCCCGCCACCGCATGGTCTATGCCACGCTCGGCGAATTGATGGGCGGCGCGATCCACGCGCTGTCGTTGAAGACGCTCACGCCGGAAGAAGCGGGTTGA
- a CDS encoding KpsF/GutQ family sugar-phosphate isomerase, producing the protein MANVSVQPIALSPDTASDAALADSGRRVFEIERDGLTAVAARIDGDFSTACRILLACQGRVVCIGMGKSGHVARKIAATLASTGTPAFYVHPGEAGHGDLGMITDRDVVLALSYSGESDEILTLLPVLKRQGNLLIAMTGRAQSTMAREADLHLDVSVPAEACPLALAPTASTTASLAMGDALAVALLEARGFTSEDFARSHPAGALGRRLLLHIADVMHAGDDVPRVDADATLSDALLEMSRKRLGMTAVVDGDGRLLGLYTDGDLRRSLADPSTDVRETRIDRLMTRTPVTIDADALAVEAAQLMETHKINALLVIDGERRVVGALNIHDLLRARVV; encoded by the coding sequence ATGGCGAACGTATCAGTTCAACCCATCGCTCTGTCTCCCGATACCGCCAGCGACGCCGCCCTGGCCGACAGCGGCCGTCGGGTGTTCGAGATCGAGCGCGACGGCCTGACGGCGGTGGCGGCCCGGATCGATGGCGATTTCTCCACGGCCTGCCGCATCCTGCTGGCCTGCCAAGGCCGGGTGGTCTGTATCGGCATGGGCAAATCCGGCCATGTCGCGCGCAAGATCGCCGCCACCCTCGCGTCCACCGGCACGCCCGCCTTCTACGTGCACCCGGGCGAAGCCGGCCACGGCGACCTCGGCATGATCACCGACCGCGACGTGGTGCTGGCGCTGTCCTACTCAGGTGAGTCCGACGAAATCCTCACCCTGCTGCCGGTGCTCAAGCGCCAGGGCAACCTGCTGATCGCGATGACCGGTCGCGCGCAGTCGACGATGGCGCGGGAGGCCGACCTGCATCTGGATGTGAGCGTGCCGGCCGAAGCCTGCCCACTGGCGTTGGCGCCGACCGCCAGCACCACGGCTTCGCTGGCGATGGGCGATGCCCTCGCGGTGGCGCTGCTCGAGGCCCGCGGCTTCACTTCCGAGGATTTCGCGCGCTCGCACCCGGCCGGCGCGCTCGGCCGGCGTCTGCTGCTGCATATCGCCGATGTGATGCACGCCGGAGACGATGTCCCGCGCGTGGACGCGGACGCCACCCTGAGCGACGCATTGCTGGAAATGAGCCGCAAGCGGCTGGGAATGACGGCCGTCGTCGATGGCGACGGTCGTCTGCTCGGGCTGTATACCGATGGCGACCTGCGCCGCTCGCTGGCGGACCCATCGACCGATGTGCGCGAAACCCGCATCGACAGACTCATGACCCGCACACCGGTCACGATCGACGCCGACGCGCTCGCGGTCGAAGCCGCGCAACTGATGGAAACGCACAAGATCAACGCGCTGCTGGTGATCGATGGCGAACGCCGCGTGGTCGGCGCGCTCAACATCCACGACCTGCTGCGGGCGCGGGTCGTCTGA
- a CDS encoding HAD family hydrolase, producing the protein MASTPVEHASAEHMTLTERAGRGSMLRSRAGNIRLACFDVDGTLTDGRLFFDSDGRELKAFHVHDGQGLVLLREAGIEVALITARHSEVARRRADELRVRAHIGVKDKLACVLELCDELGIGLDAVCFMGDDLPDLPAMRAAGLSVAPANAHAFTAAQAELRTRANAGEGAARELCDLLIAAQGGFDEPMPSTPTGESS; encoded by the coding sequence ATGGCCTCTACGCCGGTCGAACACGCCTCCGCCGAGCACATGACGCTGACCGAACGCGCCGGACGCGGCAGCATGCTGCGATCGCGCGCCGGCAACATCCGTCTTGCCTGTTTCGATGTCGACGGCACGCTCACCGACGGCCGACTGTTCTTCGACAGCGACGGCCGCGAGCTCAAGGCGTTTCACGTGCACGATGGCCAAGGCCTGGTACTGCTGCGCGAGGCCGGGATCGAGGTCGCGCTGATCACCGCCCGGCACAGCGAAGTCGCGCGCCGACGTGCCGATGAGCTGCGCGTGCGCGCGCACATCGGCGTGAAGGACAAACTCGCCTGCGTGCTGGAATTGTGCGACGAACTCGGCATCGGGCTCGATGCGGTCTGCTTCATGGGCGACGACCTGCCCGATCTGCCGGCGATGCGCGCGGCGGGCCTGTCGGTCGCGCCCGCCAACGCGCATGCGTTCACCGCTGCCCAGGCCGAGTTGCGCACGCGCGCGAACGCGGGCGAAGGCGCAGCGCGCGAACTGTGCGACCTGCTGATCGCCGCGCAGGGTGGATTCGACGAACCGATGCCTTCGACGCCGACCGGGGAATCCTCATGA
- the lptC gene encoding LPS export ABC transporter periplasmic protein LptC produces the protein MSWRGVLILCLLVGALLSGWAVWKHRNPPMQVAAANARPDYVLHDFELTALNGEGKESFTLRAPNLERRPNDDSMSLTTPVFQVPDGTGKHWDIRSKQGWVSADQKEIRLIGDVKANSPADDLRPITMNTDRLNVFPGQNRASTDAVVTIVQPGSILRGRGFAVSTTTKRYVFRSEVRSRYVTVRR, from the coding sequence ATGAGCTGGCGCGGCGTCCTCATCCTGTGTCTGCTGGTCGGCGCGCTGCTCAGCGGTTGGGCCGTGTGGAAGCATCGCAATCCGCCCATGCAGGTCGCCGCCGCGAACGCGCGCCCGGACTATGTGCTGCACGATTTCGAACTCACCGCGCTCAACGGCGAAGGCAAGGAATCCTTCACCCTGCGCGCGCCGAACCTGGAGCGCCGCCCGAACGACGACAGCATGTCGCTGACGACCCCGGTGTTCCAGGTGCCCGACGGCACCGGAAAGCATTGGGACATCCGCTCGAAGCAGGGCTGGGTCAGCGCCGACCAGAAGGAAATCAGGCTGATCGGCGATGTGAAGGCCAACAGCCCGGCCGACGACCTGCGCCCGATCACCATGAACACCGATCGTTTGAACGTTTTCCCGGGCCAGAACCGCGCCAGCACCGACGCTGTGGTGACCATCGTTCAGCCCGGCTCTATACTCCGTGGACGCGGTTTCGCGGTGTCCACGACCACGAAACGCTATGTGTTCCGCTCCGAGGTCAGGTCCCGCTATGTCACTGTTCGCCGCTGA
- the lptA gene encoding lipopolysaccharide transport periplasmic protein LptA, with protein MSLFAADSMPARCVRLPLVALFTAAAFIALPALARESDRNQPMDIESDHQEGTLDGNSINTLSGNVVIKQGTLDIRASKADIHQSGGEVVRAVLTGSQAVLKQQMDDGSPMTAKADRIDYNMSTDVVVLTGSYTVTTPRGSTSGQRLTYDLKSGRLESGGQGSGRVKMTIQPKSTRTTPAPAGKP; from the coding sequence ATGTCACTGTTCGCCGCTGATTCCATGCCCGCCCGTTGCGTGCGCCTTCCGCTTGTCGCGCTGTTCACGGCCGCAGCCTTCATCGCACTGCCCGCGCTCGCGCGCGAGTCGGACCGCAACCAGCCGATGGATATCGAGTCCGACCATCAGGAAGGCACTCTGGACGGCAACAGCATCAACACCTTGTCGGGCAATGTCGTGATCAAACAAGGCACGTTGGACATCCGCGCTTCCAAGGCCGATATCCATCAGAGCGGCGGCGAAGTCGTCCGCGCGGTGCTCACCGGCAGCCAGGCCGTGCTCAAGCAGCAGATGGACGACGGCTCGCCGATGACCGCCAAGGCCGACCGCATCGACTACAACATGAGCACCGATGTGGTGGTGCTGACCGGCAGCTACACCGTGACCACGCCGCGCGGCAGCACCAGCGGCCAGCGACTCACGTACGACCTCAAGAGCGGCCGTCTCGAAAGCGGCGGCCAGGGCAGCGGGCGGGTGAAGATGACCATCCAGCCGAAGTCCACGCGAACGACGCCTGCGCCAGCGGGCAAACCCTGA
- the lptB gene encoding LPS export ABC transporter ATP-binding protein encodes MLVAEGLRKRYKSREVVRDFGLTLNAGEVVGLLGPNGAGKTTCFYMIVGLVPTDAGRITLDGKDITGEPMYARAKRGVGYLPQEPSVFRKLSVADNLRLVLELRPDLDRAGRERELASLMDELQIAHVSEQSGASLSGGERRRVEIARALAAKPRLILLDEPFAGVDPISVGEIQRIVRHLKKRGIGVLITDHNVRETLGICDRAYILSEGSVLAQGAPEALLANQDVRRVYLGESFRL; translated from the coding sequence ATGCTGGTCGCAGAGGGATTGCGCAAGCGCTACAAGTCGCGCGAGGTCGTCCGCGACTTCGGCCTGACCTTGAATGCCGGCGAAGTCGTCGGCCTGCTCGGCCCCAACGGTGCCGGCAAGACCACCTGCTTCTACATGATCGTGGGCCTGGTACCGACCGACGCCGGCCGCATCACCCTCGACGGCAAGGACATCACCGGCGAACCGATGTATGCCCGCGCCAAGCGCGGCGTCGGCTATCTGCCGCAGGAACCCTCGGTGTTCCGCAAGCTCAGCGTGGCCGACAATCTGCGACTGGTGCTGGAACTGCGCCCCGACCTCGATCGTGCCGGCCGCGAGCGCGAACTCGCCTCGCTGATGGACGAGCTGCAGATCGCCCATGTCTCCGAGCAGAGCGGCGCCAGCCTCTCCGGCGGCGAGCGCCGCCGGGTCGAGATCGCCCGCGCCTTGGCCGCAAAACCGCGGTTGATCCTGCTCGACGAACCGTTCGCCGGCGTCGACCCGATTTCGGTCGGCGAGATCCAGCGGATCGTCCGCCACTTGAAGAAACGCGGCATCGGTGTATTGATCACCGATCACAACGTGCGCGAGACGCTGGGTATCTGCGACCGCGCCTACATCCTGAGTGAAGGCAGTGTGCTGGCACAGGGCGCACCGGAGGCGCTGTTGGCGAACCAGGACGTCCGCCGGGTCTACCTCGGCGAGTCGTTCCGTCTGTAA